The sequence below is a genomic window from Tubulanus polymorphus chromosome 1, tnTubPoly1.2, whole genome shotgun sequence.
AAAATGCATCCCGCCGCAACCCTTATCCTAAACCATACCCTTACCCCTCCCTAAACCTTCTAAACCCAAACGCTTTGAACACTTACACTCTAAGCCCGAAGCCCTAATTTCTAAGattgaaaaagccgccattttatGTACCGGTTAACAAACGTCACATTGATAATATCAATTTATAAGCAGCTTATCACTTGGGTTTGACAGAAAATTCTCACTTTTTAAGCGAATGTAAACCTAATCTTTATAAATTCCAAATCCGACGCATTGTTCAAGTTTGATGTATATCTGTTTTTCAACTGAAAACACCCGTTACATGTAACGTTTTTGTAACGGGTGTTTCAAAGATAATTTCAGTTTTACAAGTTAGTTGTTGTCACAAAACAATATGTACTTTGTAAACTTCCAATTCAAGCATAACAAAATGTGAAGCcgcatttttttttaaattcaaatccgaCGCGTGTTTAAGTTTGATAAAATATAGATCTGTTTCAACTGAAATCACCGGTTACATGTAACAgtcgttttgaaaataaatattgttttacaaaattcaGCGTATATGTGCAATATCTATtccattttacaaaaatgaccctgATTAACAATTCTGCAATGTATTTTTGCCGGATTTGCTGATTCCCtttgtaatttgaaaaaatagaaacttTCTCGTAATCTTAAACCAATCATTGTGAATTTTACTGGTTTTGCGCACTCGgcatccatttttatatcgtCGTATGGTACAATGTCATTTTCGAAAAacactttttatatttcagtaacGACAAAAGAATCCAAGATTTacatttctttttgttttagaATCCACACGGTTAAACGCAAGCAGTTAAAGGAAGTAAAAAGTAATAGTCGAGTAAGATTTGACGATCAATATGGCGTATCTGACCTATCCGTGTGACGTCCATACAATAGCTCGATATCATCTGATCGAGATATTGCAggttgtatcaaaaatatatcaaatccGTGTTTGTTGtcttaataataatgatagaaTTCATACGACGCGATAAttccatgaaaaaaaaaattcaaatgcgCTCCTCCAGGGTAACATCAAGGTATGTATGGAATAGTTCAGTTTTGATCATCGATTTGAATTCACTCAGCGTCAAATTGAGAACGATGGAAATAGAGATTATGGAATTCCAGGTTCGCGTTGCTTGTCTCGAAAAAGCTCTTCTACCAAATTTTGCGAGATTGAAGGAGGGTGTGAATTTTTCTGTATCTTCATATATTTGTGACCATAATCCTGCTAAAGAATTTAAGAAGAACTAAAACTTTTATGACATAACGTCTATTTTGCAATACAGTTTCCATTGAAGTTTTTAGGTATTATTGTTATCTTGCATATTCGCACTGAAAGCTACATACAGCtaaatacaattttcattattgCATGCCATGGAGCAAGACGCAGATAACATACTGCCACTCTTGGTACAAGAACATTGACCGTAGCCCGCAACATTCTCCTTAGTCTCCCCGACAGCGACAAACGAACCTTGAACCACGCATcctaacaaaacaaaaaatgcaAACATTTCATCGTTTAAGACGATGAGTTATAGCCCCGCCAACCGGTCAAAGGTGTGTTTCTATGAAATCAGAATATTGTAACTTTCTATTATgatgagacgagaagatacagaatatccgtgtaagatgataacgaaagaaattccacaatattttcagccaaaacgagtaCGCCTGTACAtcatcagtacgcctgatgatggctaatagtctttagccgaaacgttgcgcaaatatatatactcttctattcaCGTAACTCGtattggctgaatttattgtgggagTTCTTTCGTTTctattatgatttatcttattttTATAATTACCATTAGCTATCAGTGTACaacgatatgaaaaaaaatcaatattaccAGTTGTTAGTTTGTAGCCGGACTTGGTACACTTCACTTGAGCTGTCGGTATCGTAAATATATCTCCTATATTCCTGACAGTATTGGATCCGTCCAAACAGGATGGCGCTGTAAAGTATTTACATGataatgaaatcatttcttcaaaataaaattttgaatatggCTAGGTAGATAGATAGATGGTGAAAAAACATAAACAAAGCATACAGCGGTGAAAAAAGGAGTTTCTGCAAATTGGCATTAAGTTCTCATTTATGCCCTTATAAACATGGGAATAACAATTGATTCTGCGTTGCGTTTGCAGAAACTAAATTCCAAACTTTGTTCAATGAGCAAAATTTCAGGCTTATTCCACCAGGTCGACTTACCTGTACAGGTTCCACACATCACGGGACATTCTGCATTTACCGTGGAATACGAACAGAACGATTTCGGCCAGAAGGTCGCTGTTGGAAGACCACACTTAATAGGATCCGGATTCGGACAAACGCCTTTAAGATATACGAAATTAAGTGACATCTAATTATCCAGATCCAGAAGCTAGATGAGAAAGCCAGGAAGGGTTTGGTGCTTAACTTGGTCTAGGCTGGATAGGGTCCGGTGTGGTTTAGCGATACTCTTTATGAGCTAGATGCAGTCAGGATTActtaaatatataaacaatgACCGGACAAATATCCACAAGCTACGAACTTTTGAACCCTGATTACCTTTTGATTGTGTTGCAGTAGATGTATCAACCGATGTACCACCAGTAGACCCACCAGTAGAACCACCAGTAAAACCATCATTAAAACCACCAGTAGAACCACCAGTAGAACCATCAGCAGGAACGGAGCCAGATGGGATGTTTGTTCCTCCTTCTGGTTGATTGCTAACGTCACCAGCTAAGTGATACAAATAGACATATTGATATTCTGATATTTTACACCGCTTCCCTCGCCATTTGGTTGAATTGTTAAGATCACCATACCTGGGCATGTATTACACATAATCGGACAATATTGCATGGGAACATTTGAATACCTGGCGCAGTAATCTTCTCCCCAATCACCACCTTGCGTCGCACATATCCACTGATCTTTAGCTTCGGAGCAAACAACTGAAGATACACGAAATTCCGGTGATTCATTTTTGAGGAAGACCGCCAGATCATATAATTTAAAACATCTTTAAGCGCGGCGCTTGCGCATCTTTTCCATATTCTTTTGGATTAACTGGCCAGATAAAAACATTCGACACGGATACGGTAAATCAGAAATTTCTGGGACCTACAATGTTTGTTTCAATTAGCAACTTATAAACATATGGAATTTGTTTCACTTACGTCCACAATCTGGTTTGCGGAACCATTTTTGCTTGTAACACGTACATTGACATGTATTCGGGTCCATTTTAGCCCCATTGAGACAGATCTTGTCTCCACAATCTAcgtaaatgaaaattaatcgGATTATATCGCATTTATGATCATTGAGACAGCGAGGGTTCAATCACGATTGAATCGAACCAACCCTGGACCCAATCTTACCACATAAACCATTTCCATCTTTAGTATGGGGACATTTTGAGCCTTGTGTACCTTCTTCGTATGGCTTCCTAGAGTCTCCCGAATTACCACTATAATCAATATACATGTGCATATTGAAGCATCAAATCACGATAATAAACTTGATTTTCTTTAATTATACATAACAAAAGTGTTAATATCAACATTGATCACAGTAGATCACTTACGCAGGTCCATAGTTGCATACGTAAAAACGACCAATTGTACAGTCTGCGTAACCGCAACCAACTCTTGTAGAAGTCGCCCAAACTAACTATACAGTATAATTACGATATTAaaaatctattcatttcaatgaTGAATTATTGCCAATTTTGCCCGTAACATTTCGAGTTAATAAACTTTGCGTACGCATTATATAGGTATACCTGTGTGTAATGACCGACAACGCCCCCTGTTGAACCAACGCCGTACTTGAAATCTTTTTCTTCATTAAACCAGCCGTCAATGGCGCTTGTCCAGTCACGATGTCCCAAAGCTAAATTCTGTCCAAGTGTCAATCGTCCTAAAATATTGACGGACAAAACTGTTGACACACAAACACTTGGCACAAGATAAACACCGGACACACTATCTGCGTTAGTCAGGAAAACTCCCAAAAGGTTCATCCAAATCTAAATAATTATCTTGTCACTTTTCTTTGTTCCTCCAACTCTTATATGTCTTTCTAATATTTATCATGATCAAAGAAACTGTACCTGAAATATGTCGATGGTTGCCAGTATCGTGTGCAAATTTACACGAGTCGGCAAGTTTCTGGGCGATCATCGCAACTTCTTTGTCCCAGTACTAcatcaaaaatttgaaaatatcgaaaagtTTGAAAGAATTGAATATTGAGTTTTCTTCAGTGATTAGCCCGCACGCATGCAAATGAAACGTACCAATTTCATCATGTTCGCGGCAGCTGGTTGGTCATATTCCGTCAGATGGCCTCGTAGGTAGTTGTGTCGGGACAATATGACTTGTTTATCGTTTGCAGAAACGCCTGGTGAATACGAGAATAACTCAAAATTCGAATATAACGAAAAGTAGAATTCAATGACCTGCTGATAGATTACTACTCACCCCGTTTTGACAAGCCAAATGGGTTAGTGGGTTTACATGCCGTATGTTCTGCACTTACAGATGAAAACTTTGTTGCGCATGTCGCCTGCATATTGAATTAATGGAAAACCATCATGCAACTAGTgaattttaacaatatgtaCAAACAAAATTTGAATGCTATTAGCAATGCCAATAACGCATGAAGATCGATACGGAACTAACTGAGAAATTCTAAGCTGACTTAAACTGGTGGATTAACAAAAATTTTAGAGAtgcaaaaacattttttccgcGTACTGGCCGCTCAAATTCGTCGatacataaatgaaaactGTCTTTCTTCAAACGATTTGtggttgtttttattttgacaATTATTCGGATGAATAGTAAAATGAATTTGGCAAAATCGTGATGATGAACATGCGTGCTGCTCTTTTTGTTTAACGATTGTACAGGGAATTTATTTCTGACTCTTATATGTTTATGGTGACGGGAAAAATGATTGGTCTTTTTGGTGTCTTTGAATTGTATTGTAAACAATTCCAAAGATCTAAATCAGACCTCAAGCAGAATAAAATGACCACCGAATGTAGCAGTATCAAAATGAATGCATTTGgatcatatttcatttgattacTGATGACAAGTTTTTATACCGATTCGTGAGATAATTATGCGGTAACAAATACGCAACACGGTTGAGATGCaatgaaatgatatgaaaatgcTCTAGAAATTTGTAGATTTTGGAATTGTACAAAAAAACTTACGCTGCGTTTGAACCTTATATTCGCGGttaaaactgaaattgaaGATTATCATCGGCTCAAATGAACTTTATCGAAGCCGAAAAGCATCATGAAATCTGTTGAAATAGGTTTTTTAGATGCcagaaaagaaatagaaaatatcaagaaaactTACCGCATGTTGCTAATAGTAACAAGAGCCACGAAGAAATTACAGCAGTCCTCATCGTGCTCCAGGTTCGCCGATATTACAATAACTCTCAAATCTTCGCATCTTATATAGCCCGTCAGATCCGGAAATAATCAAAGCTTGTTCTAATAACCGAAGTTTATATTTGCAAAGTCCAATTTGCGGCGGCTATATTTCCCAAAGCACATATTTGGATGCAAAACGTAATAGAGctgtttaatttcattttaatggAAATGACGTTTAATGATATTCCGAGACACAACGACGTGATATCCGACTCTAAAGAAAAACGAATAAGTTGATTTTGATGGGGAAATTTGTCGAGGTGTCACGTATGTTAGATTGATGTTAGAGTCTAActattattgtaaaaaaatcccACTTCCCCCATTTCGTGCGAGTAGTCCTATATAATTAATCTACATAATGTGGCACACGGGTTTATCAATCAAGTTTCAGAGTAAAATTACATTTCAACCGGATATTTACTATTTCTTTTGGAGAGTGCCGGGGCTCAGGCAATACCATATCATCTACTTTATGATAGAGGAACCAgtggaaaaatttaaaagtaaatttcttcaaatcataCTCGTTTAAATTTGATTGGTGTACTGATAACATTAATTCCTTCTTGATATATACCACCATCACACCTATTTCAAGCCATGTGCCGAGGGAGGTAACGCGAGGGGGCTACTGACCTTCGCCAGGAATGCATCTCAAATGAAATCCACACACCTACCAACCAGTAGAGGGTCGGAACATAGGCCACCAGCGTGCTTGTAGGAGATGAGGGAAATTGTATATGCGTGCGTTCAAAATTTTCGACGTCACTCATGAAAAACCATTCTCTCCAAGCATAGGGCTGGCTACGGGCGCCAGTGTCGCTTTCCAGAACTTATCGTCGCCGCACTTTTTATATCGATTCCGGAAATTTTGATACCTCAAAATACGTACGTAATTGACCGAAATTTATACTGTAGTTGCGAAGATTGTTGGCAACcatataatgaacaatacggcGGTGTTTCAACGGGCGTATTAATGTAAAACCGCTTTATTCGCTGCCTAGATCCATCCACCCGATAGGAGACATTCAATACTTATCGAATTATCGAAATATGTTTGTCAGGAATATACTTCGATAGAGCTCCCATGTTGCCAAATTCGTTATAACGCCATGTTTTCCAATGGTCCCAACATTGGCATTATAACGGGCTTTGACTGTATATACAATAGTAAATACAGCCCCAATCGAAAAAGACGTGGGTCCAATACAGTGTTTGGGTGTGTAAAGTGTTTGCGTGTGTGTAAAGTGTTTGGTTGT
It includes:
- the LOC141912318 gene encoding cysteine-rich venom protein Mr30-like, which codes for MRTAVISSWLLLLLATCVLTANIRFKRSATCATKFSSVSAEHTACKPTNPFGLSKRGVSANDKQVILSRHNYLRGHLTEYDQPAAANMMKLYWDKEVAMIAQKLADSCKFAHDTGNHRHISGRLTLGQNLALGHRDWTSAIDGWFNEEKDFKYGVGSTGGVVGHYTQLVWATSTRVGCGYADCTIGRFYVCNYGPAGNSGDSRKPYEEGTQGSKCPHTKDGNGLCDCGDKICLNGAKMDPNTCQCTCYKQKWFRKPDCGLVCSEAKDQWICATQGGDWGEDYCARYSNVPMQYCPIMCNTCPAGDVSNQPEGGTNIPSGSVPADGSTGGSTGGFNDGFTGGSTGGSTGGTSVDTSTATQSKGVCPNPDPIKCGLPTATFWPKSFCSYSTVNAECPVMCGTCTAPSCLDGSNTVRNIGDIFTIPTAQVKCTKSGYKLTTGCVVQGSFVAVGETKENVAGYGQCSCTKSGSMLSASCSMACNNENCI